The following proteins are co-located in the Deinococcus aquaedulcis genome:
- a CDS encoding 2-dehydropantoate 2-reductase, whose translation MISEALPSRLRVAVVGVGGVGGYFGGRLAQAGHEVTFVARGATLAALQTQGLRVFSALGDFTVQPARATDDPGHVGEVDAVLVAVKAGQIPHVAHTLNPLLGPGTAVLPMQNGVEAADQLAAALGEAFVLGGLCRIISAIEAPGVIRHSGGHPSVTFGEFSGQRSDRVQRLQQAFEAAGVTVDLPTDIRVAIWEKALFVSSLGAVAAVARATIGELRALPETRALIERAMQEVATVAHARGVPLPGNAVAAALAFVDALPAAGTTSLQRDIEAGRPSELDAQLGAIVRLGREAGVPTPVYDFAWRCLLPQERRAQPLSG comes from the coding sequence ATGATCTCTGAGGCTTTACCTTCTCGGCTGCGGGTGGCGGTCGTGGGTGTGGGGGGCGTTGGCGGGTACTTTGGGGGCCGCTTGGCCCAGGCAGGCCACGAGGTCACCTTTGTGGCGCGCGGCGCGACCCTGGCGGCCCTGCAGACACAGGGGCTGCGGGTGTTCAGTGCCCTGGGCGACTTCACCGTGCAGCCGGCGCGCGCCACCGACGACCCCGGCCATGTGGGCGAGGTGGACGCCGTCCTGGTGGCTGTCAAAGCGGGGCAGATCCCACACGTGGCCCACACCCTGAACCCTCTGCTGGGCCCGGGCACCGCTGTGCTCCCCATGCAAAACGGCGTGGAAGCGGCAGATCAGCTGGCTGCGGCCCTGGGCGAAGCGTTCGTGCTGGGCGGGCTGTGCCGCATCATCAGCGCCATTGAGGCGCCCGGGGTGATCCGGCATTCGGGCGGGCACCCCAGCGTGACGTTTGGAGAATTCAGTGGCCAGCGCAGCGACCGGGTGCAGCGCCTGCAGCAGGCCTTTGAAGCGGCGGGCGTCACCGTGGACCTCCCCACAGACATCCGCGTGGCGATCTGGGAAAAGGCGCTGTTCGTGTCCTCACTGGGCGCCGTGGCGGCCGTGGCCCGCGCCACGATTGGCGAACTGCGCGCCCTTCCCGAAACCCGGGCACTGATCGAACGGGCCATGCAGGAGGTGGCGACCGTGGCCCACGCGCGTGGCGTGCCGCTCCCCGGGAACGCCGTGGCGGCGGCGCTGGCCTTTGTTGATGCCTTGCCCGCCGCTGGCACCACGTCCCTGCAGCGGGATATAGAGGCCGGGCGGCCCTCCGAACTGGACGCCCAACTGGGCGCCATCGTGCGCCTGGGCCGCGAAGCCGGGGTGCCCACGCCGGTGTACGACTTCGCGTGGCGCTGCCTGCTGCCCCAGGAACGCCGCGCCCAGCCACTCAGTGGCTAG
- a CDS encoding VOC family protein, giving the protein MLKHVSFLTRDLAATLAFYTRLGGVVEKQLTTPEGYGRAVVRLGEGRLQFFEVSGEVPAPHPHWAEHIALHVQGLRALLPDLRAAGVTVTRDLQPSPSGRDMAFVQDPDGRQVELLEGGEG; this is encoded by the coding sequence ATGCTGAAACACGTCTCCTTCCTGACCCGCGATCTGGCCGCCACCCTGGCCTTTTACACCCGCCTGGGCGGCGTGGTCGAAAAGCAGCTCACCACCCCTGAAGGCTATGGCCGCGCGGTGGTGCGCCTGGGCGAGGGCCGCCTGCAATTCTTCGAGGTGAGTGGGGAAGTGCCCGCGCCCCATCCCCACTGGGCCGAGCACATTGCCCTGCATGTTCAGGGCCTGCGCGCCCTGTTGCCGGACCTGCGGGCGGCCGGCGTGACCGTAACCCGCGACCTGCAGCCCAGCCCAAGTGGGCGCGACATGGCCTTCGTGCAGGACCCAGATGGGCGGCAGGTGGAGCTGCTGGAAGGCGGTGAGGGTTGA
- a CDS encoding aldo/keto reductase, with protein sequence MEYRKLLGTDLTVSAVGFGVWTVGTTWWGVKDEAMGKALLRRAFDLGITFFDNADTYASGRAEELQREALGELRDQIVIGTKFGYDIYNHPDRPGQQERPHDWSPAHLRRALEGSLKRLGTDRIDYYQLHNPRMDAILRDDLWAELDRARAEGLILAYGTALGPAQHERQIEEGIASVRDRRAPTQIIYNLLEQALGEQILPVAEEVGVGVMARVPHASGLLEGYMSLDTEFEPGDHRNWRMTTNARRKAWMEDGLKKVEQLQGAFVEGRGRTIGQLAIQFALRSPAMASVLPNIYSEDGLREYAATFDAAPLTDEEFEGIQTLYRANFGMTHDLRGQVVAQ encoded by the coding sequence ATGGAATACCGCAAGTTGCTGGGCACCGACCTGACCGTGAGCGCGGTGGGCTTTGGCGTGTGGACCGTGGGGACCACGTGGTGGGGCGTCAAGGACGAGGCGATGGGCAAGGCGCTGCTGAGGCGGGCCTTTGACCTGGGCATCACTTTCTTTGACAACGCCGACACCTACGCCTCGGGCCGCGCCGAGGAGCTGCAGCGCGAGGCCCTGGGGGAGCTGCGCGACCAGATCGTGATTGGCACGAAGTTCGGCTACGACATCTACAACCACCCCGACCGCCCCGGGCAGCAGGAGCGCCCCCACGACTGGTCGCCGGCCCACCTGCGCCGCGCGCTGGAAGGCAGCCTGAAGCGGCTGGGCACCGACCGCATTGACTACTACCAGCTGCACAACCCCCGCATGGACGCCATCCTGCGCGACGACCTGTGGGCCGAACTGGACCGGGCCAGGGCCGAGGGCCTGATTCTGGCCTACGGCACCGCCCTGGGCCCGGCCCAGCACGAGCGCCAGATTGAAGAGGGCATAGCCAGCGTGCGTGACCGCCGCGCGCCCACCCAGATCATCTACAACCTGCTGGAACAGGCGCTGGGCGAGCAGATTCTGCCCGTGGCCGAGGAGGTGGGCGTGGGTGTGATGGCCCGCGTGCCGCACGCCTCGGGGCTGCTGGAGGGCTACATGAGCCTGGACACCGAATTTGAACCCGGCGACCACCGCAACTGGCGCATGACCACCAACGCCCGCCGCAAGGCCTGGATGGAAGACGGCCTGAAAAAGGTGGAGCAGTTGCAGGGCGCCTTCGTGGAGGGCCGGGGCCGCACCATTGGCCAGCTGGCCATTCAGTTCGCCCTGCGCTCTCCGGCAATGGCGAGCGTGCTGCCCAACATCTATTCTGAAGACGGGCTGCGCGAGTACGCCGCCACCTTCGACGCCGCGCCCCTGACCGACGAGGAGTTCGAAGGCATTCAGACGCTCTACCGCGCCAACTTCGGCATGACCCATGACCTGCGCGGTCAGGTGGTGGCCCAGTGA
- a CDS encoding chlorite dismutase family protein — MMVDLDPSGQVTQREPDRAQRQFLNYAFFKLDPAFRRLPHAEREELKAEFLAAAQDWVDEAQAEQGLIQRPYSLVGVRGDVDFMLWRIAFDVREFQDAQARLNRTRLMGYLSQPYNFVSMNKRSQYVNRVEGSGHGLEILPGQGKFLFIYPFVKTRAWYDLTPHSRQGMMDEHIYASGPFKGVRINTSYSYGIDDQEFVVSFDSDHPQEFVDLVHRLRYTEASMYTLQDTPMFTCVKKDLAEVLNDLG, encoded by the coding sequence ATGATGGTGGACCTGGACCCCAGCGGGCAGGTGACGCAGAGAGAACCCGACCGCGCCCAGCGCCAGTTTCTGAACTACGCCTTTTTCAAGCTGGACCCCGCCTTTCGCCGCCTGCCCCACGCCGAGCGCGAGGAGTTGAAGGCCGAGTTCCTGGCCGCTGCCCAGGACTGGGTGGACGAGGCACAGGCCGAGCAGGGCCTGATTCAGCGGCCCTACTCGCTGGTGGGCGTGCGCGGCGACGTGGATTTCATGCTGTGGCGCATCGCTTTTGACGTGCGCGAGTTTCAGGATGCCCAGGCCCGGCTGAACCGCACCCGTCTGATGGGCTACCTGTCGCAGCCGTACAACTTCGTGTCCATGAACAAGCGCAGCCAGTATGTCAACCGCGTGGAGGGCAGCGGGCACGGTCTGGAAATTCTGCCGGGGCAGGGCAAATTCCTGTTCATCTACCCCTTCGTGAAAACGCGGGCGTGGTACGACCTGACCCCCCACAGCCGCCAGGGCATGATGGACGAGCACATCTACGCCAGCGGCCCCTTCAAGGGCGTGCGCATCAACACCAGCTACTCCTACGGCATTGACGACCAGGAATTCGTGGTGAGCTTCGACTCCGACCACCCGCAGGAATTTGTGGATCTGGTGCACCGCCTGCGCTACACCGAAGCCAGCATGTACACCCTGCAGGACACGCCCATGTTCACCTGCGTGAAGAAAGACCTGGCCGAGGTCCTGAACGACCTGGGCTGA
- a CDS encoding threonine aldolase family protein: MTLPVIADLRSDTVTTPTPAMREAMAQAPVGDDVYGEDPTVNALQAEVARLTGHEAGLFMPSGTMTNQVAIALHTRRGEEVICAEGSHIYEWELGMMATFSGVVPRFVPAPLGVPAPEDVRAAIRRSIHQSPTGMISLENTHNKAGGTVIAPEVLHQIRAVATEEGLPFHLDGARVYNAAVALGVELREVTGMFDTVSVCLSKGLGAPVGSVLTGSAAAMKQAHRYRKMMGGGMRQAGVLAAAALVALREGPARLAEDHRRARVLAEALVNAGFSVNLAAVQTNIVYAAVPNAAQRAATWAEQGVLANALGPDSVRFVLHHQIDDETLERAIAVLTA; this comes from the coding sequence ATGACCCTGCCCGTGATTGCTGATCTGCGCTCGGATACCGTCACCACGCCCACGCCGGCCATGCGTGAAGCGATGGCCCAGGCCCCCGTGGGCGACGACGTGTACGGCGAAGACCCCACTGTGAACGCCCTGCAGGCCGAGGTGGCCCGCCTCACCGGCCACGAGGCGGGGCTGTTCATGCCGTCCGGCACCATGACCAATCAGGTGGCCATTGCCCTGCACACGCGCCGGGGCGAGGAAGTCATCTGCGCCGAGGGCTCGCACATCTACGAGTGGGAACTGGGCATGATGGCCACCTTCAGCGGCGTGGTGCCGCGCTTTGTGCCCGCGCCGCTGGGCGTGCCTGCCCCCGAGGACGTGCGCGCCGCCATCCGGCGCAGCATTCACCAGTCGCCCACCGGGATGATCAGCCTGGAAAACACGCACAATAAAGCAGGTGGCACGGTGATCGCCCCCGAAGTCCTGCACCAGATCCGCGCGGTGGCCACCGAAGAAGGCCTGCCCTTTCACCTAGACGGCGCCCGCGTGTACAACGCGGCGGTGGCGCTGGGCGTGGAACTCCGCGAAGTGACGGGCATGTTCGACACCGTCAGCGTGTGCCTCAGCAAGGGGCTGGGCGCGCCGGTGGGGAGTGTCCTGACCGGCTCGGCGGCGGCCATGAAACAGGCGCACCGCTACCGCAAGATGATGGGCGGCGGGATGCGGCAGGCGGGCGTGCTGGCCGCCGCCGCGCTGGTGGCCTTGCGGGAAGGCCCCGCCCGGCTGGCCGAAGACCACCGCCGCGCCCGCGTGCTGGCCGAGGCCCTGGTGAACGCCGGTTTCAGCGTGAATCTGGCTGCCGTGCAGACCAACATCGTGTACGCCGCTGTGCCGAACGCCGCCCAGCGGGCCGCCACCTGGGCTGAGCAGGGCGTCCTGGCCAATGCCCTGGGCCCGGATTCGGTGCGGTTTGTGCTGCACCACCAGATTGATGATGAAACCCTGGAACGGGCCATCGCTGTGCTAACCGCCTGA
- a CDS encoding DUF6915 family protein, with protein MAHPYHHAVSSARRFGGQPEEYLPIHNWFDQTKAHLPDARHRALLHSSFGIFLCEQVFGVTLTLGNGRQVPVRLIGEQHVREDMGGEIPTVQDWLGDLPLRPWMTRGAARLSEEDGL; from the coding sequence ATGGCGCACCCGTACCACCACGCGGTCAGTTCGGCCCGCCGTTTTGGCGGGCAGCCGGAGGAGTATCTGCCCATTCACAACTGGTTCGACCAGACCAAGGCCCACCTGCCGGACGCCCGCCACCGCGCGCTGCTGCACTCCAGTTTTGGCATCTTTCTGTGCGAGCAGGTCTTTGGCGTCACCCTGACCCTGGGCAATGGCCGCCAGGTGCCCGTGCGGCTGATTGGCGAGCAGCATGTGCGTGAAGACATGGGCGGCGAGATTCCCACCGTGCAGGACTGGCTGGGCGATCTGCCCCTGCGCCCCTGGATGACCCGGGGCGCCGCGCGCCTGAGCGAGGAGGACGGGCTGTGA
- a CDS encoding elongation factor G, whose amino-acid sequence MPVRVVSLAGHSSAGKTTLSEALLFHCGAIARAGRVEDGTAHSDHTDAEKAHGFSIQTGVLRLSCDGTDITLLDTPGYADFVREIRGGIRAADSVMVVLSALGGVEVGTERVWATADRFEMPRLVVVNKMDRERADFFAVLADLKASLGGPVAAAWLPLGQGAGFAGVVDVLTGEASPPQDIPPALHPALREAREALTDAIVESDDDLMARYLDGEAIGTEELQAAFVRAVHAGALYPVVPVSAHSGVGVDILARLMVQGLRSARERGPLTGVDGQTREPLPDAPFSARVWRVSVDPFVGKLAYVRVWSGTLRPGDTVRNTSQDRELRILHLYVPSGKDLTEVGELPAGSIGVLTKLADLHAGDTLADPAQPITYDPLWLPDPAHTLAISPVTRADEDKLGAALARLREEDPTLHFVREPQTGEQLLSGMGDMHLGIAVEKLAALGVNVKTSTPRIPYRETIHAPCEAQGKHRKQSGGHGQYGDCRIRIEPGEGFAFRSAVVGGAIPGKYLPSIEKGIQDAMLRGSLAGYPLQDVHVTVLDGSYHDVDSSDIAFRTAGSLALKNALEGARPGLLEPVWQLRVRAPATFTGDLISDLQTRRARVQGMDTSGTVITVTAIVPQAELQTYSADLRSMTGDRGAFSVKAHGYQPVPDHLAKKIIEERKGELAGA is encoded by the coding sequence ATGCCCGTTCGCGTTGTCAGTCTTGCTGGGCACAGCAGCGCTGGAAAGACGACCCTGTCTGAGGCCCTGCTTTTTCATTGCGGAGCCATTGCCCGCGCCGGTCGCGTGGAAGACGGCACCGCCCACAGCGACCACACCGACGCCGAAAAGGCGCACGGCTTTTCCATTCAGACCGGGGTGCTGCGCCTGTCGTGTGACGGCACCGATATCACGCTGCTGGATACGCCGGGCTACGCGGACTTCGTGCGGGAGATTCGCGGCGGAATCCGCGCCGCCGACAGCGTCATGGTGGTGCTCAGCGCCCTGGGCGGCGTGGAGGTGGGCACCGAGCGGGTGTGGGCCACCGCCGACCGCTTCGAGATGCCCCGGCTGGTCGTGGTGAACAAGATGGACCGGGAGCGCGCGGACTTCTTTGCCGTTCTGGCCGATCTGAAAGCCAGTCTGGGGGGACCGGTGGCCGCCGCGTGGCTGCCCCTGGGCCAGGGGGCAGGCTTTGCCGGCGTGGTAGACGTGCTGACTGGCGAGGCCAGCCCCCCGCAGGACATTCCCCCCGCGCTGCACCCGGCCCTGCGCGAGGCCCGTGAAGCCCTGACCGACGCCATTGTGGAAAGCGACGACGACCTCATGGCCCGTTACCTGGACGGCGAGGCCATTGGCACCGAGGAACTTCAGGCGGCCTTTGTGCGCGCGGTGCATGCGGGTGCCCTCTACCCGGTCGTGCCCGTCAGTGCCCACAGTGGCGTGGGCGTGGACATCCTGGCGCGGCTGATGGTCCAGGGCCTGCGCTCGGCCCGCGAGCGGGGCCCGCTGACCGGCGTGGACGGCCAGACCCGCGAGCCCCTGCCCGACGCCCCGTTCAGCGCGCGGGTGTGGCGGGTGTCTGTGGACCCCTTTGTGGGCAAGCTGGCCTACGTGCGGGTCTGGAGCGGCACCCTGCGCCCCGGCGACACCGTGCGCAACACGTCCCAGGACCGGGAGCTGCGCATTCTGCACCTGTACGTGCCCAGCGGCAAGGACCTGACCGAGGTGGGCGAACTGCCCGCTGGCAGCATTGGCGTGCTGACCAAGCTGGCCGACCTGCACGCGGGCGACACCCTGGCCGACCCGGCCCAGCCCATCACCTACGACCCGCTGTGGCTGCCGGACCCCGCCCACACGCTGGCCATCTCCCCAGTTACCCGCGCCGACGAGGACAAGCTGGGCGCGGCCCTGGCCCGCCTGCGCGAGGAAGACCCCACCCTGCATTTTGTCCGGGAGCCCCAGACCGGCGAGCAGCTGCTCTCGGGTATGGGCGACATGCACCTGGGCATCGCCGTGGAGAAACTGGCGGCCCTGGGCGTGAACGTGAAGACCAGCACGCCCCGCATTCCGTACCGGGAAACCATTCACGCCCCGTGCGAGGCGCAGGGCAAACACCGGAAGCAAAGTGGCGGCCACGGGCAGTACGGCGACTGCCGTATCCGGATTGAACCCGGCGAGGGCTTTGCCTTTCGCAGCGCCGTGGTCGGTGGGGCCATTCCCGGCAAGTACCTGCCCAGCATCGAAAAGGGGATTCAGGACGCCATGCTCCGGGGCTCGCTGGCGGGCTACCCTCTTCAGGACGTGCATGTGACGGTGCTCGACGGCAGTTACCACGATGTGGACAGCAGCGACATCGCCTTTCGCACGGCCGGCAGCCTGGCCCTGAAAAATGCTCTGGAGGGCGCGCGGCCCGGCCTGCTGGAACCGGTCTGGCAGCTCAGGGTGCGGGCGCCCGCCACCTTCACCGGCGACCTGATCAGTGACCTGCAAACCCGCCGCGCCCGCGTGCAGGGCATGGACACCAGCGGCACCGTGATCACCGTGACCGCCATCGTGCCGCAGGCAGAGCTGCAGACGTACAGCGCAGACCTGCGCTCGATGACCGGCGACCGGGGGGCCTTCAGCGTGAAGGCGCACGGGTATCAGCCGGTGCCCGACCACCTGGCGAAAAAGATCATCGAGGAGCGCAAAGGCGAACTGGCCGGCGCATAG
- a CDS encoding tetratricopeptide repeat protein, with the protein MTAGTGQQSGAWARVHAALELGRPDEAARLLSLLLAAEPDNAALWILLSKAHHDAHRYPEALNAAERGLRADPQSSQALYYRALGLWNARVRGQNLRRRAVRGQAQAAQASLREALRLEPFHVGYHVTLASLLLQTRDLAPAEAHLRQALALDPAHTAALLTLAELALQRKNAAEALALAQRVLAQEPDSVAALGILAWAQLRQNEPHAALRTALNGLRMSPADPGAQAYFTALTHAYLPRPMARGSWVWRVAVVPQVGVVLLPLLAAGLGARNVWRYRRLPPDLRGAVARIRPLRREQGALLAMTLSALLLVVAAGTPDRDTAGVLLGLASTLLCGVTLYWLGWQVWKRLRRPRHP; encoded by the coding sequence ATGACGGCAGGTACAGGGCAGCAGAGCGGCGCGTGGGCACGGGTGCACGCCGCGCTGGAACTTGGACGCCCGGACGAGGCGGCGCGGCTGCTGTCACTCCTCCTGGCTGCTGAGCCTGACAATGCCGCGCTGTGGATTCTGCTCAGCAAGGCGCACCATGACGCCCACCGCTACCCAGAGGCCCTGAACGCGGCAGAGCGGGGCCTGCGTGCCGATCCCCAGAGCAGCCAGGCCCTGTATTACCGGGCGCTGGGGCTGTGGAATGCCAGGGTCCGGGGCCAGAACCTGCGCCGCCGGGCGGTCCGGGGGCAGGCGCAGGCGGCCCAGGCAAGTTTGCGCGAGGCGCTGCGCCTGGAACCTTTTCATGTGGGGTACCACGTCACGCTGGCCAGCCTGCTGCTGCAGACCAGGGATCTGGCGCCGGCCGAGGCGCACCTGCGGCAGGCCCTGGCGCTTGACCCGGCCCACACAGCGGCGCTGCTGACCCTGGCCGAACTCGCCCTGCAGCGGAAAAACGCCGCCGAGGCCCTGGCCCTGGCGCAGCGGGTACTGGCCCAGGAGCCGGACTCGGTGGCGGCGCTGGGCATCCTGGCCTGGGCCCAGTTGCGGCAGAACGAGCCGCATGCGGCGCTGCGCACGGCGCTGAACGGTCTCAGGATGTCGCCGGCCGACCCCGGGGCGCAGGCGTATTTCACGGCCCTGACGCACGCCTACCTGCCCCGGCCCATGGCACGGGGCAGCTGGGTCTGGCGCGTGGCGGTGGTGCCGCAGGTCGGGGTGGTCCTCCTGCCGCTGCTGGCCGCTGGGCTTGGCGCGCGCAATGTCTGGCGTTACCGGCGCCTGCCCCCGGACCTGCGCGGCGCCGTGGCACGCATCCGGCCCCTGCGGCGCGAACAGGGGGCCCTGCTGGCTATGACGCTGAGCGCCTTGCTGCTGGTTGTGGCGGCCGGCACACCGGACCGGGACACAGCAGGCGTCCTGCTGGGCTTGGCCAGCACCCTGCTGTGTGGCGTCACGCTGTACTGGCTGGGCTGGCAGGTCTGGAAACGGCTCAGACGACCCCGGCACCCCTGA
- a CDS encoding AAA family ATPase — translation MTNEAVVHSLAESLNNDPDNDALRLHLGAVLLQLGRAHEALPLAQHVLARHPADIEALKLACWSADETGDRAKAAGYQQLLNALTGVQVARPGEHPALDPDGRYPYRSRDLTPGAPSTAQPPAQPPNRAEPLRAHEPGTPDEASSLLESHLPRVTFADVAGMHEVKQRLDRALLGPMRHPELAQMYGKSLRGGLLMYGPPGCGKTFMARAVAGELGANFLAVGLADVLDMYIGQSERNLHAVFREARRRTPCVLFLDEVDAIGRKRSQMRSSLSNVVNQLLAELDGATESNEGVFVLTATNSPWDVDPALRRPGRLDRTVLVLPPDLEARRALLEQHLSRRPAQGVDCAALAAQTEGYSGADLAHLVDSAAELALEDSIRLGQPRPIGPQDLKKVLREVKPSTGPWFDTARNVAQFANDDGTYDELLTYMRSRRLL, via the coding sequence ATGACCAATGAAGCAGTGGTGCACAGCCTGGCGGAGAGCCTGAACAACGATCCAGACAACGACGCCCTGCGGCTTCACCTGGGCGCCGTGCTGCTGCAGCTGGGCCGGGCCCACGAAGCCCTGCCGCTGGCCCAGCACGTGCTCGCCCGGCACCCGGCCGATATCGAGGCGCTGAAACTGGCCTGCTGGTCGGCCGATGAAACGGGCGACCGCGCAAAGGCCGCCGGTTATCAGCAACTACTCAATGCGCTGACCGGCGTGCAGGTGGCCCGGCCGGGCGAGCACCCCGCGCTTGATCCCGATGGCCGGTACCCGTACCGCAGCCGGGATTTGACCCCCGGGGCGCCCAGCACGGCCCAGCCTCCCGCGCAGCCCCCCAACCGGGCCGAACCGCTGCGCGCCCACGAGCCTGGAACCCCGGACGAAGCCAGCAGTCTGCTGGAGTCCCACCTGCCGCGCGTGACGTTCGCAGACGTGGCCGGCATGCACGAGGTCAAGCAGCGCCTGGACCGCGCCCTGCTGGGTCCCATGCGGCATCCGGAGCTGGCGCAGATGTACGGCAAATCGCTGCGGGGCGGCCTGCTTATGTACGGCCCGCCCGGCTGCGGCAAGACCTTCATGGCGCGCGCTGTCGCCGGAGAACTGGGGGCCAACTTCCTCGCCGTGGGGCTGGCCGACGTGCTCGATATGTATATCGGGCAAAGCGAACGGAACCTGCACGCGGTGTTCAGAGAAGCGCGCCGCCGCACGCCCTGCGTGTTGTTTCTGGACGAGGTGGACGCCATTGGCCGCAAGCGCAGCCAGATGCGGAGCTCACTGTCCAATGTCGTCAACCAGCTGCTGGCCGAGCTGGACGGCGCGACCGAGTCCAACGAGGGGGTGTTTGTTCTGACGGCCACCAACAGCCCCTGGGATGTGGACCCGGCCCTGCGCCGGCCCGGGCGCCTGGACCGGACCGTGCTGGTGCTGCCCCCTGATCTGGAGGCGCGGCGCGCCCTGCTGGAGCAGCACCTGAGCCGGCGGCCGGCGCAGGGCGTCGACTGCGCTGCCCTGGCCGCCCAGACCGAGGGGTACTCCGGCGCCGACTTAGCCCATCTGGTGGACTCCGCCGCCGAACTGGCCCTGGAAGATTCGATCCGCCTGGGGCAGCCCCGGCCCATCGGCCCGCAGGACCTGAAAAAGGTGCTGCGCGAGGTCAAGCCCAGCACCGGGCCCTGGTTCGACACCGCGCGCAATGTGGCGCAGTTTGCCAACGACGACGGCACCTACGACGAGCTGCTCACCTATATGCGGAGCCGGCGCCTGCTCTGA
- the mnmD gene encoding tRNA (5-methylaminomethyl-2-thiouridine)(34)-methyltransferase MnmD produces the protein MTRDDPPAYALLPTPDGSRTAFNARFGEAYGSRHGAAAQAQHVFVEGTGTHAHPAPRVLEVGFGVGVNFRATVASAAARGAPLRYRAYEFDPAPREVLRVVAEGAQAADHPAWTALLAAWPERGSARGEVEVEAGGVLVTVTFADVLTAELPAAWATALYLDGFSPSRNPEVWTPEFTARLAQTLAPGGVLGTYSAAGHVRRALAAAGLRVERRPGAPGKRECLRAVREMEEGPL, from the coding sequence ATGACCCGCGACGACCCGCCCGCCTACGCCCTGCTGCCAACGCCGGACGGGTCGCGCACCGCGTTCAACGCCCGCTTTGGTGAGGCCTACGGGTCGCGCCACGGCGCGGCGGCGCAGGCGCAGCATGTGTTTGTCGAAGGCACGGGCACGCACGCGCACCCGGCCCCCCGGGTGCTGGAAGTGGGCTTCGGGGTGGGCGTGAATTTCCGAGCCACGGTCGCCAGCGCGGCGGCGAGGGGCGCACCCCTGCGCTACCGCGCCTACGAATTCGACCCCGCGCCGCGCGAGGTGCTGCGGGTTGTGGCGGAAGGTGCCCAGGCCGCTGACCACCCGGCCTGGACCGCGCTGCTGGCCGCGTGGCCGGAGAGGGGCAGCGCGCGGGGTGAGGTGGAGGTGGAGGCCGGCGGCGTGCTGGTGACGGTGACCTTTGCCGATGTGCTGACGGCGGAGCTGCCCGCCGCGTGGGCCACCGCCCTGTATCTGGACGGCTTCTCTCCGTCGCGCAACCCCGAGGTCTGGACCCCCGAATTCACCGCCCGCCTCGCACAGACCCTGGCGCCGGGTGGCGTGCTGGGCACCTACAGCGCGGCGGGGCATGTGCGCCGGGCGCTGGCGGCGGCAGGACTGCGGGTGGAGCGGCGGCCTGGGGCACCGGGGAAAAGGGAATGTTTGCGGGCGGTGCGGGAAATGGAGGAAGGGCCGCTTTGA
- a CDS encoding FAD-dependent oxidoreductase yields MFAGGAGNGGRAALNVVVVGAGIAGASAAYFLARGGAAVTVVDAGAHTASHVPSALINPVRGQSGGVDARALAGMAFTWALVRDLNSQGRPVPHGQAGVLRPVPDERARARFERNLPPDLAHRWLKPEESPEPLAPGWAHVLSLPQGGWVDGQAFTGALLHASGARVVQGRAVAWTAHEVQLLGADPLHADAVVVCGGSVGAHWAGEAATHRMGTLLTLDRAVTRQPVSFGAYLAPAQTGGVLGATFEAPSPQWQPETFPLPSLGWLLGKGLALSDLRGAQVIGRWTGSRLSGLKAGPQPDGTWRLGGLGSKGFLLGPLLAHGLAGGLLASRGG; encoded by the coding sequence ATGTTTGCGGGCGGTGCGGGAAATGGAGGAAGGGCCGCTTTGAACGTTGTCGTGGTGGGGGCGGGTATTGCGGGGGCCTCGGCGGCCTATTTCCTGGCGCGGGGTGGGGCGGCTGTAACGGTGGTGGACGCTGGGGCGCACACCGCCAGTCACGTGCCCAGCGCGCTGATTAACCCGGTGCGGGGGCAGTCGGGCGGGGTGGACGCGCGGGCGCTGGCGGGCATGGCGTTCACCTGGGCGCTGGTGCGCGACCTGAACAGCCAGGGGCGGCCTGTTCCCCACGGGCAGGCAGGGGTGCTCCGCCCGGTGCCGGACGAGAGGGCACGCGCCCGCTTTGAACGCAACCTGCCCCCTGACCTTGCGCACAGGTGGCTGAAGCCCGAGGAGTCACCCGAGCCGCTGGCCCCTGGCTGGGCGCATGTGCTGTCGCTGCCGCAGGGCGGCTGGGTGGACGGGCAGGCGTTCACCGGGGCGCTGCTGCACGCTTCGGGGGCGCGGGTGGTGCAGGGACGGGCGGTGGCCTGGACGGCGCACGAGGTCCAGCTTTTGGGTGCTGACCCCCTCCACGCCGACGCCGTGGTGGTCTGCGGCGGGTCGGTGGGCGCCCACTGGGCTGGCGAGGCGGCCACCCACCGCATGGGCACGCTGCTGACCCTGGACCGCGCGGTCACGCGGCAGCCCGTCAGCTTTGGGGCGTACCTGGCGCCGGCACAAACCGGCGGCGTGCTGGGCGCCACCTTCGAGGCCCCTTCGCCGCAGTGGCAGCCCGAAACCTTCCCCCTTCCCTCGCTGGGCTGGCTGCTGGGCAAGGGACTGGCGCTGAGTGACCTGCGCGGGGCTCAGGTCATCGGCCGCTGGACCGGCTCGCGGCTCTCGGGGCTGAAGGCAGGCCCTCAGCCGGACGGGACCTGGCGCCTGGGTGGACTGGGCAGCAAGGGCTTCTTGCTGGGGCCGCTGCTGGCGCATGGTCTGGCTGGGGGGCTGCTGGCGTCACGCGGCGGGTAA